The Actinomycetota bacterium DNA segment ACCGGCACAAAAAACCGGACTTCCGTACAGCTGAGCGCAGAGCTGCTCGTCAGCTTCGAAACGCTCGGCACAATCAGCAGCTCGACCGTCGAGGAACTCTGCGATATCGACGGGATAGGGGAGGCTAAAGCGGCAAAATTGCTGGCCTCGCTGGAGCTGGGAAAGCGTGTCTGCATGGCTTCGCCGTCAGAGAAAAGCGCGATCGGCAGCCCGCAAGATGTCGCGGACTTGCTCATGGGAGAGATGCGCTACCTCGACCGCGAGCACTTCAAAGCGCTCGTGCTCGATACTAAACATCAGGTGTTACGGGTCGTCGATATCTCGATAGGGAGCTTGAGCTCGTCTATCGTTCACCCGAGGGAATTATACAAGAAAGTGATACGCCATAACGGCGCGGCGGTGATAGTGGCACACAATCACCCGAGCGGGGATCCGACACCGAGCGCGGAGGATATCGCCGTGACTAAGCGCTTGGTAGAGGCGGGAACCCTGCTGGGAGTCGACTTATTAGACCATGTGATTTTGGGCGACGGTCGTTTCGTCAGCCTGAAGGAATACGATTTGATGTAGCTTTCATGTAGCCGAAAGGAGAAAAAGGCGAGGATGTTTGATTTCGTATCGATGCCGTTTAGTAGAGATATGGCTGTTGACCTCGGCACAGCTAATACTCTTGTCCATGTGAAGGGTAGGGGCATCGTTCTCGTTGAGCCTTCGGTCGTCGCCTACGATAAAGCTTCCGGCAAGATTTTGGCGGTCGGTATGGACGCAAAGCGCATGATAGGGCGCACCCCCGGAAACATCGTCGCTATCCGCCCGCTAAAAGACGGCGTCATAGCCGATTTCGATGTTACCGAAGCGATGCTGAGACATTTTATCCAGAAGGTACATAACCGCAAATGGGGAGTGCGGCCGAGGGTCGTCATCTGCGTCCCGTCGGGGGTGACCGAAGTGGAGCGAAGAGCGGTATTCGAGGCTACGCTGCAGGCCGGAGCCCGCGAGGCATATCTTATAGAAGAGCCGATGGCCGCCGCGATAGGGGCGGGCCTTCCCATAAACGAGGCGACCGGCAACATGGTCGTCGATATCGGCGGCGGCACCACCGAAGTCGCCGTTATCTCGCTCGGAGGCATCGTCACTTGCCAGTCGATCAGGATTGGCGGAGACGAGTTCGACGAGGCGATTATCGCCCACGTGAAAAAGGAATATAACGTGATGATAGGCGAGCGTACCTCCGAGGAGATAAAGATGGAGATAGGTTCGGCTTATCCGCAGGGCGACGAAGAGGACGCCGAGGTGCGCGGGCGCGACCTCATGACCGGGTTGCCCAAGAATATAATCGTCTCATCCGAAGAGATACGCTCGGCGATAGAGGAGCCTCTGTCGGCGATTATCATGGCGATAAAGGCGACCCTCGAGACAACCCCACCGGAGCTTTCGAGTGATATTATGGATCGCGGCATCGTCCTTACCGGCGGCGGTTCCTTATTGAAGGGAATGGATGAGCGGATACGGCAGGAGACCGGGATGCCGGTACATATAGCCGACGACCCGCTCAGCTGCGTCGCTATCGGCAGCGGCCAGGCGATAAGCGAAATACAGACATTGAGGAAAGTGCTGATAGGCACCTCTTCGAGGTAGTAAAAGAGCGATTAGTTGTCGGTATCGAGTGATATGTTTTGATTGTGGTTTTGATTCATACTAATAGTTGCAGGCTGATGGCTGATGGCTATTTATTTTGGGGGCTTCATGCCTGAGTTTTTCAGCAAACGTAATTATCTCATCATACTAGGCCTCATATTCTTCGGCATGGCCATTCTAACCATTCATTTCAGGGAGGGCGAAGACGGCCCCATCCACCGTCTTCAACGCTTGGTTATGGCGGTGACCGCCCCGGCGCAGATGGCTGTGAGCAGCTCGCTCCAGCCGGTCCGCGACGGCTGGGACTACCTCGCTCACTTCGGCGACATCAAGCGCGAAAATCGCCGGCTGAAAACGGAGGTAGGCGAACTCCGCCGGAAGGTGGGCGCACTACAGTCGCTCAAGAGCGAGAACACCCGTCTCAGAAAAATCGTAAAATTCAAAGACAAGGCCGAATACGCGAGTGTGCCCGCCCATGTCATAGGGAAGCCATCGAGCAATTGGCGCTCCTCGGTCATTATCGACTGCGGTCTCGACGACGGCGTCGACCGCGGGATGCCGGTGGTCGTCGGCGGCACGCTCGTAGGCCAGGTGACCGAAGTCTCAGGGCGCGCGGCCAAGGTCACACTCCTAAACGATGTCCAAAGCGGGGTCTCGGTTCAGGTTCGGCGGACCAGCGAGGTCGGCATAGTCAAAGGACAGCTAAAGAACCAGCGGCTGGTTCTCCAATACATTTCAAGGGATTCATCGATAAACCAGGGCGACCGGGTCGTCACTTCGGGGCTCGGCGGCGTTTTCCCGAAAGGCCTCGAGGTCGGTAAGGTTTTAAAGGTCAGCCAATCTATCTACAGTCTCCACAAAATCGTGGAGATAGCCGTTCCGGTGAACTTTGCCGACCTTGAAGAGGTGCTGGTGATAGAGTATAAAAGCGACTTCGATTTTGGCCGGGGGAGCAGATAGTGTTGCCGGTATTCCAAGCACTCCTCGTCATAGTGACAACTTTCATATTTCAGGCCGCCGTAGCGCCCCATATCTCGATCATGGGAGCCAAACCTAATGTGATTCTCATAGTAGCCGCTCTCTACGGCATCATGCACGGGCCTTCCGCCGGCGCGCTGGCCGGCTTCGCGGGAGGTCTTCTGTGCGACCTTTTATCCGGTGTCTATGTGGGCTTAGGCTTGCTCAGCAAGTCCCTGGTAGGGTTCTTCGCCGGGCTGGTACAAAGGGCCATTTTCGTGGAGAACATCATCTTGCCGATGGCGGCCATCTT contains these protein-coding regions:
- the radC gene encoding DNA repair protein RadC, coding for MEGQLTEGDAHLTIKQLPPELRPRERLVSYGAGSLSNAELLAIVLGTGTKNRTSVQLSAELLVSFETLGTISSSTVEELCDIDGIGEAKAAKLLASLELGKRVCMASPSEKSAIGSPQDVADLLMGEMRYLDREHFKALVLDTKHQVLRVVDISIGSLSSSIVHPRELYKKVIRHNGAAVIVAHNHPSGDPTPSAEDIAVTKRLVEAGTLLGVDLLDHVILGDGRFVSLKEYDLM
- a CDS encoding rod shape-determining protein; translation: MFDFVSMPFSRDMAVDLGTANTLVHVKGRGIVLVEPSVVAYDKASGKILAVGMDAKRMIGRTPGNIVAIRPLKDGVIADFDVTEAMLRHFIQKVHNRKWGVRPRVVICVPSGVTEVERRAVFEATLQAGAREAYLIEEPMAAAIGAGLPINEATGNMVVDIGGGTTEVAVISLGGIVTCQSIRIGGDEFDEAIIAHVKKEYNVMIGERTSEEIKMEIGSAYPQGDEEDAEVRGRDLMTGLPKNIIVSSEEIRSAIEEPLSAIIMAIKATLETTPPELSSDIMDRGIVLTGGGSLLKGMDERIRQETGMPVHIADDPLSCVAIGSGQAISEIQTLRKVLIGTSSR
- the mreD gene encoding rod shape-determining protein MreD — encoded protein: MLPVFQALLVIVTTFIFQAAVAPHISIMGAKPNVILIVAALYGIMHGPSAGALAGFAGGLLCDLLSGVYVGLGLLSKSLVGFFAGLVQRAIFVENIILPMAAIFVATGISELVYVVFLFLLGETVPLKILIVNIILPTAIYNALLTPFVYGAVRRFMAVRQDTPAVRIGEKYN
- the mreC gene encoding rod shape-determining protein MreC, yielding MAIYFGGFMPEFFSKRNYLIILGLIFFGMAILTIHFREGEDGPIHRLQRLVMAVTAPAQMAVSSSLQPVRDGWDYLAHFGDIKRENRRLKTEVGELRRKVGALQSLKSENTRLRKIVKFKDKAEYASVPAHVIGKPSSNWRSSVIIDCGLDDGVDRGMPVVVGGTLVGQVTEVSGRAAKVTLLNDVQSGVSVQVRRTSEVGIVKGQLKNQRLVLQYISRDSSINQGDRVVTSGLGGVFPKGLEVGKVLKVSQSIYSLHKIVEIAVPVNFADLEEVLVIEYKSDFDFGRGSR